ACCTTCGGTGGAATTACGATGAATGAGGAAGAAAAGAAAATGGGTATCAAAGGATCTTCAACAAGACAGGTCTTTTTCAATGATTGTCCAGTTCCTGTAGAAAATATGCTTTCTGATCGTGGAAATGGATTTAAAATAGCTGTAAATATCCTCAACATCGGACGAGTAAAATTAGGATCTGGTGTGTTGGGTGGTGTGCGTACAGTGATTTCAAAATCCATCGCCTATTCATCAGAACGCCGTCAGTTCGGAGTAAGCATCAATACCTTTGGAGCAATCAAATCCAAGTTGGCAGAGATGGCAATCCGTACCTTCGCCTCTGAATCACTCTGTTATAGAGCAGGTCAGGATATTGAAGATCGAATGGCATCCTTAGCTCAGGAAGGATTACCGGATGCAGAAGCCAAACTGAAAGCATTGGAGCAATTTTCCATCGAATGCGCGATAGCCAAAGTTCATGGATCTGAAGTCTTGGATTATGTTGTAGATCAGGGTGTCCAAATCTATGGAGGGATGGGCTACTCTGCCGAGGCTCCGATGGAGCGCGCTTATAGAGATGCGAGAATTGCTCGAATTTATGAGGGAACCAACGAAATCAACAGAATGCTGATGGTAGGTATGGTGCTGAAGCGAGCCATGAAAGGAGAAATCAATCTCTTTGAACCAGCAATGGCTGTTGCTGCTGAATTGACCTCTGTTCCTTCCTTTGAAAGTATCGATGCATCAGAACTCTTCGCTGTAGAAAAAGATATCCTCAAAAAGCTCAAAAAAGTATTTTTGATGGTGGGTGGAAAAGCAGCTATGGCCCTCCAAGACCGGATCGAAGATGAGCAAGAAATCATGATGAATCTGGCCGATGTAATGACAGAAATTTACGCAGCAGAATCAGCCATTCTTCGAGCTGAAAAATTAGCGGGTCTCACCGGTGAGGATGGTGCCAAACATCAAATTGCCATGGCTAAAGTTTATCTCTATGAGGCAGTGGATAAAATTGAAGCTGCAGCAAAAGAAGCAATAGTATCTTTTGCAAAAGGAGATGAACAAAAGGTCTTGTTGATGGGACTGAAGCGATTCACGAAGCCAGATTTTGTGAACGTCAAAGAATTGAGAAGACAAATTGCTGACTATATGATCGCTGAGGGTAAATATCCATTCTAAGGAATCTTTACCTAAAATCAAATTAACCTCCCTTTCATTTGAAATGGGAGGTTTTTTGTTCTTGTACCATTTAGGGCTACCTGCTAAATGATCAGACTTAATTTTTAGTAAGAAGGACTTCAATTAAAAAAATCTAGTTTTCCAAGCATCCTTTCATGAACTTATTAACTTGTATCCATTACTTGCTAGCGGCAATAGAAAAAGAACCCAATCCCTGATTTTCATGTGAATTAAGAGGTATCTGCACTTTAATTAACAATAGATCAAAATACATTTAGCTTCTTTTGAAGTAATTTAGGAATCTATTTATAAGGGTAATCGATGGTTAAATGGAGGAGTTGAAACAAAAGATAGTAGATAAGGCACTATTGATGACCTGCATTTTTGCATCGATACCTTATATAATTGCATTAATCCGGGTGTTTGATACAGGATTATATTATCAAGCGATATTTTATTCTATTCTATTTTTAATACTAATTACCCTATCTGTTTTAAGGTCCAAACTTGGCGTTTCAATAAAAGCACATTCTATTGGCTTAATTTTTTCTGCCTTGACTATTTTCCAGGTTTATCACATTAGCTTGACAGGTGCGTTTTGGGGACTTATTCCACTCATGATCTATTCGTTACTAGGATTTAAAAAGCATGCCATAGCGTATTTTATTGTATTTGGGGTCTACCTTTATTTGATAGGAATTGGGAGTTTTGAAGGATTCGTGGTTCCTGCTAGAGATTTAAATCACCTCATAAATGAGCCTACTGGAATGATTTCATCCATTACCTCGATTATGTTTATTGTTTATCTGATTTACGTGTCAACGGGGAAACTTTTTGAATACTACGCAAATGCAAATGGCGAGCTATTGGAGTCGGAGTCCCGATTGAAATACCAAATTAAAAAAACGCCAATTCCGATTGTGATTACCTCAGTCGATGGGACAATCATTGATTACAATGAGGATGCGGAAAAATTATTTGAAGTCGATGGTAAAAACCTAAGAGGAACTAAATCTACGGATAGTTATAAAAACCCAGAGGACAGAAACAGGTTTGTAGAGCTTTTTAGTCAAAATGGGTTTGTAAATGAATTAGAATTGGAGCTGATCACCCAAAAAAGGATAGCAAAGATTGTAACCATTTCCTCAATTCTTTTTGAGGACAAGGAAAGAGGTTCGCTATTCCTTAATGTGTTTCAAGATATTACAGACCGGAAAAATTATGAAACCCAGCTAGAAATCTATAAGGAAAACCTAGAGCACTTGGTCAAGGAAAGGACGCAGCAACTCGAAGAAAGTCATGAAAGAATCCATGCAATCAATCGAGAAGTTTCTGATAAAAACCTCGAATTACAGCAAACTTTGCAGCAGCTTCAAGAGACTCAAGCCCAATTGATCCAAAAAGAAAAAATGGCCTCCTTAGGATCTTTAGTTGCTGGAGTAGCTCACGAGATCAATAATCCCTTGAACTTTATCATGGGAGCTCATGGGGGTCTTACTCAATATTTCAAGGAATTCGGAAGTGAAAACCCCAAGAAGACTGATTTTTTCCTAAAAAGTATTCAAACTGGGCTTGAAAGATCCACGGCAATTGTCAAAGGATTAAATCTGTTTAGTAGAACCAGTGAGTCTCTCAATGAGGTTTGTGATCTTCATGCTATTTTGGAAAATTCTTTGCTTTTACTTCATGCGCAGTTAGGAGATAAAATTGTAATCCAAAAAAACTATTCTCGTGACCCAATCATGTTAAGGGGAAATGTAGGAATGCTCCACCAAGTATTTACCAATTTACTTAGTAATTCAGCGTATGCTATGCGCGTTACGAACGGCACTATTTCCATAGAAACTTCTTTAAAGAATGAGCAAGCCGAAATTTCAATAAAGGATACTGGAAAGGGGATGAGCCAAGAAGTATTGAATAAAATAACTGACCCATTTTTCACCACCAAACCTCCAGGAGAAGGAACGGGTTTAGGACTTTCAATTACGTATTCAATCATTCAAAAACACCATGGTTCCATTCGCTTTGAATCCAAAGAGGGAGAGGGAACATTAGTTACCATTTTATTACCCCTAACCAATTAAAGATGAATACAAAGCCAAAAATACTTTACGTGGATGATGAGCCCTTGAATCTGGAATTGTTTGACATCAATTTCAGTCCATTTTATGAGGTATTAACTTCTACCAATGGATTTGATGCAATGGATATTTTAAAAGAAAATTCAGACATAAAAGCCGTCATTTCCGATTTGAAAATGCCATTGATTAATGGTTTTGATTTCGTCGGAAAAGTCAAAGAAAGTTTTCCAGAAATGAAATGCTTTCTCATGTCTGGATATTATTTAAATGAACAAATCGCGAATGCAATTGATACGGGCTTGATCTTAGGGCATTTTATGAAACCCTTTGATCTGAATGAAATTGGTACAACTCTAAAAAAATACATATCAGAATAGCGCTTAAAGAATGACTTTTGGAGGAAAGGTTAATTTTCCACCATTCAACTTTTTTATATCGGTCTTGTCTTTTACCATATTCTGAAATGGATTCCGTAAAAAAGAACTCGATAAGACCGCCCCCGCTTTTCCATTGCTTTAGAAAATCCCAATTTAGAGAGATGAAGAAGCAATTGATTTTTACCGCACTAAGCCTTGTGTTTCTTTACTCCTGTACACAGGAAAAAAAGGAGTTTGGCTTGGAAATTTCTACTGATGCAAGCCAAATATTACAAGGCAGAATGCTGTTTGAAAAGCATTGTTCGACCTGTCATAATTTCAACGAAGATGCGATAGGCCCCAACCTAAGTGGACTTACCAGGCAGGTAGAAACAAGCTGGATTCGACAGTTTATCCTCAATTCTACTTCACTTATTGAGGCTCAAGATCCCAGGGCCATCCAGCTTTTTGAAAAATTCAAAAGTACAATGCCGGCTTATCCTGGTCAGCCTGAAGAGATAGATGCCATTCTAAGCTACTTACATACGTTTGAAACATTACCAATTCCGATTAGCGGAGACACCACTTCCAATTTGATTCCCGAGAAAATTCAGGATTCGGGCATCCGGCTTTCCCTAGAATTGTTTGCTCAGCTTCCATCATCTGACTCGGTAGCGCCTTTGGCAAAAATGACCAAGATGGAACCCATATCAGGCACCGAACGACTGATAATTAATGATCAACGTGTGGGTTTGTATGAATTGGTGGATCAAAAGCCCGTTTTATTTTTAAATGTTCTTGAAAAAAAACCAGCCATGGTAAGTAAGCCTGGTTGGGCGACAGGAGTGGGAAGTTTTGCTTTTCATCCAGATTTCCAATCCAATGGTCTTTTTTATACTGCTCATACCGAACCCGGAGGTACTGCTCCTTCTGATTTCGGATATACGGATAGCCTTGCGGTTTTCATGCAATGGGTATTGACCGAATGGAAATTGAATGATCCAAAGGCAAGAAAATTTGAAGGGACAAATCGGGAGATTTTGCGGATTGACAATGCCTCTCAAGCTCATGGAATGCAGGAATTGACGTTTAACCCCTATGCAAAAAAAGGAGATCCCGATTATGGACTTTTGTATATCGGATATGGAGATGGAGGTACTGCGGAGAAGCGATTTGCTGCTATTTCCAACCACAAAGGAAAAGGAATCTATAGCAGTATTTTGAGAATTGACCCATTGGGATCAGATGGAAAAAATGGGAAATATGGAATTCCCAAAATCAATCCATTTGCTAGAAAAGAGGGAATGGCTGGGGAAGTCCTTGCCTATGGCTTTCGGAATCCAAATCGTATTTTCTGGGATGCAAAGGGCCAGCTTCATGCAACAGACATCGGACAGCACAGTATTGAAGAAATCAACCGAATCGAGCCTGGCAAATTTTATGGTTGGCCAGTAAGAGAAGGAACGTTTGGGATCAATCCCTTTGGGAGTTTCCGGGCACTTTATCCCCTTCCTGAGGATGATTCCAAACTGGGCGTTACCTATCCTTTGATCCAATTGGAACATGACGAAACCGTAGCAGTAATCGGTGGATATCTTATTCCGGATGGTCCGTTGAAAGGAAAATTTGTGTTTGGGGATATTCCTTCCGGAAGGTTGTTTTTTGCCGATTTGAATGAATCTGGAAGCCCAAAAGTCCAAAGCTGGGGAGTGCTTTTTGATGGAAAAGAAATTTCAATGAAGGGATTGGTTAATCATGATCGAGTAGACTTGAAGTTTGGCATTGATGCTTCTCAAAATGTCTACATTATGAGCAAAGCGGAAGGAAAAATTTACAAAATCATAACGACGGATTGAGGTAAAATTTTGTCTAATTTCATGCTGAAATCATTTCCAGCCGTGTTGGGAGGTCGGCTTTTTTACCATGTCCTTTTCAGACTTCAATTATGAGTTTTTTTTCAATCTAACCCCGGACTTGCTGTGTGTAGCTGGTTTTGATGGGTATTTTAAAAAAATTAATCCGGCAGTATCCCAAGTTTTAGGCTATTCGGAGAAAGAACTATTCGAACGTCCCATCAATGAATTTATCCATCCGGAGGATCAATTTTCGACTCAGAAATATAGGGAGCAGCTCCATGTAGCTAAGCCATTGCTCAATTTTGAAAACCGGTACCTCACCAAATCCGGGGAAATAGTTTGGCTTTCCTGGACTTCAATGCCGGTACCCGAAAAACAGCTCGTTTTTGCTATCGCCAAAAACATCACACATAAAAAGAAAATTGAGCAGGATCGAAATGCGCTATTGGCTCAGGTAACCAAAATAAATAACGAACTCATGCAGATCAGTTATACCACCTCGCATGATCTTCGTGCCCCAGTTAATAATTTGCTTTCGGTATTTGATCTAATGGATACTTCTAAGATTCAAGATCCAGATACAATCGAATTGCTAGATATTTTAAAGAACTCCAGTCATAACCTGCGCGATAAATTAAACGGATACATTGATATCATTCGTGACAAAAATCCACTAGGAGAAAAGATGGAAACCTTGAGGTTCTCTGATGTTCTTCATACTGTTCTAACTTCCATTTCCCACTTAGTAGAAAGTAAAAAGGGTTTGATTAGATCCGATTTTTCAGAAATCAATGAAGTTTTATTTAATGCAGATTATTTAGAAAGCATTTTCCTGAATTTGATTACGAACGCTATCAAATACGCTCAACCTCACCTCTTTCCTGAGATTCATATTTATTCACGAGTAATGAATGGGGAAACTCAGTTGATTTTTGAGGATAATGGATTAGGGTTTGATATGGAAAAAGTGGGTTCTAGATTGTTTGGTTTAAACCAGACTTTTCACGGAAATCCTGACAGCAAAGGCATTGGACTATATTTGGTATACAACCATATCCATAATCTGGGTGGAAAAATTGAAGCACAAAGCGAGGTGAATAAGGGAACTCGATTTACCATCACCTTTTGAATCCACAATTTCGAATTATCTATTTGGAAGATCCGATTTAAACAAAAACGCCTTGAATTCTCAAGGCGTTTATTTGTTTATCGATACATCAGCTCATAATACTCTTTGGCCATCCGATTACTTTCAAATTCAAAGCGGACGTCCGTCATCCCTGATTGGACAATGTCTCTCCATTGTCTTTTATTTTTATAATAGGTAGGAAGAATTTCGCCTTGGAGAATTTCATACAAGTGATTCAGATCCCACTGGTCCTGATCCTGAATGGATAAATTGTGATAATCCGCTTGAGGGACGAT
Above is a window of Algoriphagus sanaruensis DNA encoding:
- a CDS encoding acyl-CoA dehydrogenase family protein, coding for MTTLSKTIQGGEFLIRETAAQDVFIPEQFNEEQKMMAQACQDFIDTEITPKIEEIDSMKHPDLVPSIFKKAGELGLLGVSVPEEYGGLGMSFNTSMLIADIIGAAGSFSTTYGAHTGIGTLPILYYGTEEQKQKYLPKLATGEWAACYCLTEPDAGSDANSGKTKATLSADGTHYLINGQKMWISNAGFADLFIVFAKIENDKNLTAFIVEKTFGGITMNEEEKKMGIKGSSTRQVFFNDCPVPVENMLSDRGNGFKIAVNILNIGRVKLGSGVLGGVRTVISKSIAYSSERRQFGVSINTFGAIKSKLAEMAIRTFASESLCYRAGQDIEDRMASLAQEGLPDAEAKLKALEQFSIECAIAKVHGSEVLDYVVDQGVQIYGGMGYSAEAPMERAYRDARIARIYEGTNEINRMLMVGMVLKRAMKGEINLFEPAMAVAAELTSVPSFESIDASELFAVEKDILKKLKKVFLMVGGKAAMALQDRIEDEQEIMMNLADVMTEIYAAESAILRAEKLAGLTGEDGAKHQIAMAKVYLYEAVDKIEAAAKEAIVSFAKGDEQKVLLMGLKRFTKPDFVNVKELRRQIADYMIAEGKYPF
- a CDS encoding ATP-binding protein; this encodes MEELKQKIVDKALLMTCIFASIPYIIALIRVFDTGLYYQAIFYSILFLILITLSVLRSKLGVSIKAHSIGLIFSALTIFQVYHISLTGAFWGLIPLMIYSLLGFKKHAIAYFIVFGVYLYLIGIGSFEGFVVPARDLNHLINEPTGMISSITSIMFIVYLIYVSTGKLFEYYANANGELLESESRLKYQIKKTPIPIVITSVDGTIIDYNEDAEKLFEVDGKNLRGTKSTDSYKNPEDRNRFVELFSQNGFVNELELELITQKRIAKIVTISSILFEDKERGSLFLNVFQDITDRKNYETQLEIYKENLEHLVKERTQQLEESHERIHAINREVSDKNLELQQTLQQLQETQAQLIQKEKMASLGSLVAGVAHEINNPLNFIMGAHGGLTQYFKEFGSENPKKTDFFLKSIQTGLERSTAIVKGLNLFSRTSESLNEVCDLHAILENSLLLLHAQLGDKIVIQKNYSRDPIMLRGNVGMLHQVFTNLLSNSAYAMRVTNGTISIETSLKNEQAEISIKDTGKGMSQEVLNKITDPFFTTKPPGEGTGLGLSITYSIIQKHHGSIRFESKEGEGTLVTILLPLTN
- a CDS encoding response regulator, with the translated sequence MNTKPKILYVDDEPLNLELFDINFSPFYEVLTSTNGFDAMDILKENSDIKAVISDLKMPLINGFDFVGKVKESFPEMKCFLMSGYYLNEQIANAIDTGLILGHFMKPFDLNEIGTTLKKYISE
- a CDS encoding PQQ-dependent sugar dehydrogenase, with amino-acid sequence MKKQLIFTALSLVFLYSCTQEKKEFGLEISTDASQILQGRMLFEKHCSTCHNFNEDAIGPNLSGLTRQVETSWIRQFILNSTSLIEAQDPRAIQLFEKFKSTMPAYPGQPEEIDAILSYLHTFETLPIPISGDTTSNLIPEKIQDSGIRLSLELFAQLPSSDSVAPLAKMTKMEPISGTERLIINDQRVGLYELVDQKPVLFLNVLEKKPAMVSKPGWATGVGSFAFHPDFQSNGLFYTAHTEPGGTAPSDFGYTDSLAVFMQWVLTEWKLNDPKARKFEGTNREILRIDNASQAHGMQELTFNPYAKKGDPDYGLLYIGYGDGGTAEKRFAAISNHKGKGIYSSILRIDPLGSDGKNGKYGIPKINPFARKEGMAGEVLAYGFRNPNRIFWDAKGQLHATDIGQHSIEEINRIEPGKFYGWPVREGTFGINPFGSFRALYPLPEDDSKLGVTYPLIQLEHDETVAVIGGYLIPDGPLKGKFVFGDIPSGRLFFADLNESGSPKVQSWGVLFDGKEISMKGLVNHDRVDLKFGIDASQNVYIMSKAEGKIYKIITTD
- a CDS encoding PAS domain-containing sensor histidine kinase; this encodes MSFSDFNYEFFFNLTPDLLCVAGFDGYFKKINPAVSQVLGYSEKELFERPINEFIHPEDQFSTQKYREQLHVAKPLLNFENRYLTKSGEIVWLSWTSMPVPEKQLVFAIAKNITHKKKIEQDRNALLAQVTKINNELMQISYTTSHDLRAPVNNLLSVFDLMDTSKIQDPDTIELLDILKNSSHNLRDKLNGYIDIIRDKNPLGEKMETLRFSDVLHTVLTSISHLVESKKGLIRSDFSEINEVLFNADYLESIFLNLITNAIKYAQPHLFPEIHIYSRVMNGETQLIFEDNGLGFDMEKVGSRLFGLNQTFHGNPDSKGIGLYLVYNHIHNLGGKIEAQSEVNKGTRFTITF